One window of the Pieris brassicae chromosome Z, ilPieBrab1.1, whole genome shotgun sequence genome contains the following:
- the LOC123718859 gene encoding calcitonin gene-related peptide type 1 receptor-like, giving the protein MESTIRDKVSHMYMCGYGFSSFILVLTLFIFLFFRRNVHCSRVRVHVNLYLAVIFSNIMFMTWYVTVIKDTVVILFNPIWCQVMHVLTYYSIVSSHFWMFGEGLHLYLAVAFVYSRSKDSLLLFIGIGWVSPVLILAVYSALRIFYLHDTENCWTADSNAFYIITVFVFGALLISSFLLLNVVCILFQMARRFPRHNRMIAMIKATKAALVLTPLFALHFYLIPMHLSRQNALQTTYQILSAVVVTLQGLSLAITFCFTNQDVIASFRQLFKRRQPENEVNIAMTDMSGAHVPQQVTMLQRDVPI; this is encoded by the exons ATGGAGTCCACG ATACGGGACAAAGTCAGTCACATGTACATGTGCGGTTATGGTTTCTCATCGTTCATCTTGGTCTTGACGCTTTTCATCTTTTTATTCTTTCG CAGGAACGTTCATTGCTCTCGAGTCAGGGTCCATGTGAACCTTTACCTTGCTGTTATCTTCAGTAACATCATGTTTATGACATGGTATGTTACTGTGATCAAGGATACCGTTGTCATCTTGTTTAATCCG ATATGGTGCCAGGTAATGCACGTCCTCACTTATTACTCTATCGTGTCGAGCCACTTCTGGATGTTTGGCGAGGGACTACACCTGTACCTTGCGGTAGCTTTC GTGTACTCCAGGTCTAAGGACTCATTGCTGCTGTTCATTGGCATTGGCTGGGTGTCTCCCGTTCTGATTTTGGCTGTCTACTCTGCTTTGCGCATTTTCTACCTGCACGACACCGAAAA CTGCTGGACCGCAGACAGCAATGCCTTCTACATCATCACCGTGTTCGTGTTTGGAGCTCTCTTAATTTCGTCAT TCCTTTTGCTGAACGTGGTCTGCATTTTATTCCAAATGGCTAGACGTTTCCCTCGCCACAACAGGATGATTGCAATGATCAAAGCTACCAAAGCTGCACTCGTGTTG ACTCCACTGTTCGCGTTGCACTTCTATCTGATTCCGATGCACCTTTCGCGCCAGAATGCTCTCCAAACAACATACCAGATTTTGTCCGCTGTCGTTGTTACTCTACAG GGCCTGAGCTTGGCAATAACTTTTTGCTTCACCAACCAGGATGTTATCGCATCTTTCCGCCAGTTGTTCAAACGTCGCCAACCGGAGAACGAAGTTAACATTGCTATGACCGATATGAGTG GTGCGCATGTGCCCCAGCAGGTTACTATGCTGCAACGCGATGTACCTATCTAA
- the LOC123718653 gene encoding EF-hand calcium-binding domain-containing protein 1-like — protein MSASLDSNLDPMEEIRFRKKHGALWIEIQKETHFSFDELEQIMVIFFKIQKRDEKPAASDLISRAHFRDVLHTGLGMTDSYMMERVMVALDRGTSPFVTMATFAKAISLYLRGTLEERISYAFTCYDLLGEGYLRRETMYQCMKKSIAKASRDDDVEEAVKEFVDIMLKRMDTDVDGVINFDDFHKSVTKTPSLLESLGYCLPERPAVYSFLATWCPNWAKM, from the exons ATGTCTGCATCACTCGATTCAAATTTAGATCCAATGGAAGAAATACGCTTCCGAAAAAAACATGGTGCTTTGTGGATTGAGATTCAGAAGGAGACACACTTTAGTTTTGACGAACTTGAAC AAATTatggtaatatttttcaagATTCAAAAGCGTGACGAGAAGCCGGCGGCATCTGATTTAATATCtag GGCACATTTTAGAGACGTTCTGCACACTGGCCTGGGGATGACAGACTCTTATATGATGGAGCGGGTGATGGTAGCATTAGACCGTGGTACTTCACCATTCGTTACCATGGCAACTTTCGCGAAAGCTATATCTCTCTACTTAAGAGGAACACTGGAGGAACGAATTTCCTACGCGTTTACg TGCTATGACTTGTTGGGTGAAGGGTATTTAAGGAGGGAAACGATGTATCAGTGTATGAAGAAAAGCATCGCAAAAGCATCCCGTGATGACGATGTCGAAGAAGCTGTCAAG GAGTTCGTGGATATTATGTTAAAACGCATGGATACAGATGTAGATGGCGTTATCAACTTCGATGACTTCCACAAATCAGTGACGAAAACACCTTCATTATTGGAAAGCCTCGGGTACTGTCTGCCTGAGAGACCTGCTGTTTACTCCTTCTTGGCTACCTGGTGTCCTAATTGGGCCAAAATGTAG